A window of the Vigna angularis cultivar LongXiaoDou No.4 chromosome 3, ASM1680809v1, whole genome shotgun sequence genome harbors these coding sequences:
- the LOC108344821 gene encoding increased DNA methylation 2 isoform X1 has protein sequence MVSEADEKNVMPNDDQCFLVYFIVGTYFGPDIKSEGATKKSILQRVAEGFPPYTLNQLTNSFVKVAELERVYYYILRKSDKSLILKISFLRRFFQGQGGNSNYPHFLDLFPPHLHPQSRFQNLYNIVHNIVFINNPDIRYIKPEDVARFKRLSGVEELHVDRDAVRLQLGASSLDNCVLNNSNMSMGKNENEFSGGFYKFRDNVNGRVRDATSRHQGGDIEDEVRDDPEEVGAAMLFLPTPPSREELSDMVAATKNGFALTGSVAKAQFGPSIGLLDIGECEDSYLFRVSLPGVKRDEKEFYCDVETDGKVMITGVTITGETTVYRYSHAFEMQTQNLCPPGQFTLSFRLPGPVDPHHFSGNFCTDGVLEGIVMKAKSG, from the exons ATGGTTTCCGAGGCTGATGAAAAGAATGTGATGCCCAATGATGATCAGTGCTTTTTAGTGTATTTCATTGTGGGAACCTACTTTGGTCCTGACATCAAATCCGAAGGAGCCACCAAAAAATCAATATTGCAGAGAGTAGCAGAAGGGTTCCCTCCATATACATTGAATCAATTAACCAATTCTTTCGTCAAAGTTGCTGAATTGGAGCgtgtttattattatatactcaGGAAGAGTGATAAATCACTGATCCTGAAGATAAGCTTTCTGCGTCGGTTCTTTCAAGGTCAGGGTGGAAATAGCAATTACCCCCACTTTCTCGATTTGTTCCCTCCCCACTTGCACCCTCAGTCCCGCTTCCAAAACCTCTATAATATCGTTCACAATATTGTGTTTATTAACAATCCTGATATCAGGTACATAAAGCCAGAGGATGTTGCGAGGTTCAAGAGACTGAGTGGGGTTGAAGAGTTGCATGTGGACAGAGACGCTGTCAGGTTGCAACTGGGTGCTTCTTCTTTAGACAATTGTGTTCTCAACAACTCTAACATGTCTATGGGGAAGAATGAGAATGAGTTCTCTGGTGGGTTTTATAAGTTTCGGGATAATGTTAATGGTCGTGTGAGGGATGCTACAAGTCGACATCAGGGTGGTGATATTGAAGATGAGGTGAGGGATGATCCTGAAGAAGTTGGGGCAGCTATGTTGTTCCTTCCTACCCCTCCTTCTAGGGAGGAATTGTCTGACATGGTGGCTGCTACAAAGAATGGATTTGCTTTAACTGGAAGTGTGGCTAAGGCACAATTTGGTCCCAGCATAGGACTTCTGGACATTGGAGAGTGTGAAGACTCCTACCTCTTTCGTGTGTCTCTTCCAGGAGTCAAGAGGGATGAAA AGGAATTCTATTGTGATGTTGAGACTGATGGGAAGGTAATGATAACAGGAGTAACTATAACAGGAGAGACTACAGTATACAGGTATTCTCATGCTTTTGAAATGCAAACTCAAAACCTTTGTCCACCAGGTCAATTTACCTTGTCCTTCCGGCTGCCTGGTCCTGTTGATCCACATCACTTTTCAGGTAATTTTTGCACTGATGGAgttcttgaaggaattgttatGAAAGCAAAATCAGGATGA
- the LOC108344821 gene encoding increased DNA methylation 2 isoform X3, with translation MVSEADEKNVMPNDDQCFLVYFIVGTYFGPDIKSEGATKKSILQRVAEGFPPYTLNQLTNSFVKVAELERVYYYILRKSDKSLILKISFLRRFFQGQGGNSNYPHFLDLFPPHLHPQSRFQNLYNIVHNIVFINNPDIRYIKPEDVARFKRLSGVEELHVDRDAVRLQLGASSLDNCVLNNSNMSMGKNENEFSGGFYKFRDNVNGRVRDATSRHQGGDIEDEVRDDPEEVGAAMLFLPTPPSREELSDMVAATKNGFALTGSVAKAQFGPSIGLLDIGECEDSYLFRVSLPGVKRDETLCLGYATDN, from the exons ATGGTTTCCGAGGCTGATGAAAAGAATGTGATGCCCAATGATGATCAGTGCTTTTTAGTGTATTTCATTGTGGGAACCTACTTTGGTCCTGACATCAAATCCGAAGGAGCCACCAAAAAATCAATATTGCAGAGAGTAGCAGAAGGGTTCCCTCCATATACATTGAATCAATTAACCAATTCTTTCGTCAAAGTTGCTGAATTGGAGCgtgtttattattatatactcaGGAAGAGTGATAAATCACTGATCCTGAAGATAAGCTTTCTGCGTCGGTTCTTTCAAGGTCAGGGTGGAAATAGCAATTACCCCCACTTTCTCGATTTGTTCCCTCCCCACTTGCACCCTCAGTCCCGCTTCCAAAACCTCTATAATATCGTTCACAATATTGTGTTTATTAACAATCCTGATATCAGGTACATAAAGCCAGAGGATGTTGCGAGGTTCAAGAGACTGAGTGGGGTTGAAGAGTTGCATGTGGACAGAGACGCTGTCAGGTTGCAACTGGGTGCTTCTTCTTTAGACAATTGTGTTCTCAACAACTCTAACATGTCTATGGGGAAGAATGAGAATGAGTTCTCTGGTGGGTTTTATAAGTTTCGGGATAATGTTAATGGTCGTGTGAGGGATGCTACAAGTCGACATCAGGGTGGTGATATTGAAGATGAGGTGAGGGATGATCCTGAAGAAGTTGGGGCAGCTATGTTGTTCCTTCCTACCCCTCCTTCTAGGGAGGAATTGTCTGACATGGTGGCTGCTACAAAGAATGGATTTGCTTTAACTGGAAGTGTGGCTAAGGCACAATTTGGTCCCAGCATAGGACTTCTGGACATTGGAGAGTGTGAAGACTCCTACCTCTTTCGTGTGTCTCTTCCAGGAGTCAAGAGGGATGAAA CATTGTGTCTCGGATATGCTACTGATAACTAA
- the LOC108344821 gene encoding increased DNA methylation 3 isoform X2: MVSEADEKNVMPNDDQCFLVYFIVGTYFGPDIKSEGATKKSILQRVAEGFPPYTLNQLTNSFVKVAELERVYYYILRKSDKSLILKISFLRRFFQGQGGNSNYPHFLDLFPPHLHPQSRFQNLYNIVHNIVFINNPDIRYIKPEDVARFKRLSGVEELHVDRDAVRLQLGASSLDNCVLNNSNMSMGKNENEFSGGFYKFRDNVNGRVRDATSRHQGGDIEDEVRDDPEEVGAAMLFLPTPPSREELSDMVAATKNGFALTGSVAKAQFGPSIGLLDIGECEDSYLFRVSLPGVKRDEKEFYCDVETDGKVMITGVTITGETTVYR, encoded by the exons ATGGTTTCCGAGGCTGATGAAAAGAATGTGATGCCCAATGATGATCAGTGCTTTTTAGTGTATTTCATTGTGGGAACCTACTTTGGTCCTGACATCAAATCCGAAGGAGCCACCAAAAAATCAATATTGCAGAGAGTAGCAGAAGGGTTCCCTCCATATACATTGAATCAATTAACCAATTCTTTCGTCAAAGTTGCTGAATTGGAGCgtgtttattattatatactcaGGAAGAGTGATAAATCACTGATCCTGAAGATAAGCTTTCTGCGTCGGTTCTTTCAAGGTCAGGGTGGAAATAGCAATTACCCCCACTTTCTCGATTTGTTCCCTCCCCACTTGCACCCTCAGTCCCGCTTCCAAAACCTCTATAATATCGTTCACAATATTGTGTTTATTAACAATCCTGATATCAGGTACATAAAGCCAGAGGATGTTGCGAGGTTCAAGAGACTGAGTGGGGTTGAAGAGTTGCATGTGGACAGAGACGCTGTCAGGTTGCAACTGGGTGCTTCTTCTTTAGACAATTGTGTTCTCAACAACTCTAACATGTCTATGGGGAAGAATGAGAATGAGTTCTCTGGTGGGTTTTATAAGTTTCGGGATAATGTTAATGGTCGTGTGAGGGATGCTACAAGTCGACATCAGGGTGGTGATATTGAAGATGAGGTGAGGGATGATCCTGAAGAAGTTGGGGCAGCTATGTTGTTCCTTCCTACCCCTCCTTCTAGGGAGGAATTGTCTGACATGGTGGCTGCTACAAAGAATGGATTTGCTTTAACTGGAAGTGTGGCTAAGGCACAATTTGGTCCCAGCATAGGACTTCTGGACATTGGAGAGTGTGAAGACTCCTACCTCTTTCGTGTGTCTCTTCCAGGAGTCAAGAGGGATGAAA AGGAATTCTATTGTGATGTTGAGACTGATGGGAAGGTAATGATAACAGGAGTAACTATAACAGGAGAGACTACAGTATACAG GTAA
- the LOC108344153 gene encoding nuclear transcription factor Y subunit C-3: MDHQGHGHGQNPSLGVVGSGTQLTYGSNPYQGSHITGSPGMVVASPGTIQSTVQAAATQLGQHQLAYQHMHQQQQQQMQQRLQVFWTNQYQEIEKVTDFKNHSLPLARIKKIMKADEDVRMISAEAPVIFARACEMFILELTLRSWNHTEENKRKTLQKNDIAAAITRTDIFDFLVDIVPREDYKDEVLASMPRGTVPVTAPPEALPYCYMPPQHAQVGAAGVMMSNKTVMDPYAQQSHQYNMAQQMWPQPPEQQQSSSDQ; encoded by the coding sequence ATGGATCATCAAGGACATGGGCATGGGCAGAATCCATCTCTGGGAGTTGTTGGGAGTGGAACTCAACTCACTTATGGTTCTAATCCATACCAGGGCAGCCACATAACAGGTTCACCTGGGATGGTTGTTGCATCACCTGGGACCATTCAATCCACTGTTCAAGCAGCCGCAACTCAACTAGGACAGCATCAACTTGCTTATCAGCACATGcatcagcaacaacaacaacagatGCAGCAGAGACTCCAAGTCTTTTGGACAAATCAATATCAAGAAATTGAGAAAGTGACTGATTTCAAAAACCACAGCCTTCCTTTGGCAAGGATAAAAAAGATTATGAAGGCAGATGAGGATGTCAGAATGATATCAGCTGAGGCACCTGTCATATTTGCAAGGGCATGTGAAATGTTCATATTGGAATTAACCCTGCGTTCTTGGAACCACACTGaagagaacaaaagaaaaacacttcAAAAGAATGACATTGCAGCAGCCATCACAAGAACTGATATCTTTGATTTCTTGGTTGACATTGTGCCTAGGGAGGACTATAAAGATGAAGTGCTTGCATCAATGCCAAGAGGAACTGTACCTGTTACAGCTCCCCCTGAGGCACTTCCTTACTGCTATATGCCTCCTCAACATGCACAAGTAGGAGCTGCTGGTGTCATGATGAGTAATAAGACTGTGATGGACCCTTATGCTCAACAGTCTCATCAATACAACATGGCACAACAAATGTGGCCACAACCACCAGAACAACAACAATCATCATCAGACCAGTAG